One Gossypium hirsutum isolate 1008001.06 chromosome A11, Gossypium_hirsutum_v2.1, whole genome shotgun sequence genomic window carries:
- the LOC107956775 gene encoding uncharacterized protein has protein sequence MESFNAKDPSTIGGISIIFLHSFIPTHCFLSPLSDRPRNREDTVYKLASLLLTVIGGSYILFFLSGKGGKIHSHNQPLEKMVVVSLVLVPTLSHCATILSVFLGVGNSSSMMVFAIIVLLFRYRMKNDSEF, from the coding sequence ATGGAGAGTTTCAACGCTAAAGACCCATCAACAATTGGTGGCATATCCATCATTTTCCTTCATTCCTTCATTCCCACCCATTGCTTCCTTTCTCCATTATCAGATAGGCCCAGAAATAGGGAAGACACAGTGTATAAACTTGCTTCACTTTTGCTTACAGTTATTGGTGGTAGCTATATACTGTTCTTTCTATCTGGAAAGGGTGGGAAAATTCATTCTCATAATCAACCTTTGGAGAAAATGGTTGTTGTCAGTCTTGTCCTTGTTCCAACATTGTCTCATTGCGCTACCATTCTTTCTGTGTTTCTAGGTGTTGGAAACTCATCGTCGATGATGGTGTTTGCAATCATAGTGCTTTTATTCAGGTATAGAATGAAAAATGACTCTGAATTTTGA